One segment of Gemmatimonadota bacterium DNA contains the following:
- the lptB gene encoding LPS export ABC transporter ATP-binding protein — MNLRAEGLVKKYARRLVVNQVNLIVNPGEIVGLLGPNGAGKTTCFYLIVGAISSNAGHIFLGDRDITALPMYRRARLGIGYLAQESTVFRKMSVLENVLSVLEYEKIGKAERLDRAHKVLEDLGVGHLSHQRADSLSGGETRRLEIARALSRDPLFMLLDEPFAGVDPRAVEDIQNIIAELKRLNIGVLITDHNVRETLAITDRSYLLSEGKILLSGTSQALAASDEARRIYLGDRFRLDS, encoded by the coding sequence GTGAACCTGAGAGCCGAGGGATTGGTCAAAAAATACGCACGGCGCCTGGTTGTCAATCAGGTCAACTTAATTGTCAATCCCGGTGAAATTGTCGGCCTATTAGGGCCTAATGGCGCGGGAAAAACCACCTGTTTTTACCTCATTGTCGGCGCAATTTCGTCAAATGCTGGACACATTTTTTTAGGTGACCGAGACATCACTGCATTGCCCATGTATCGCCGCGCACGCCTGGGCATTGGTTATTTGGCACAGGAATCAACGGTTTTTAGGAAGATGTCCGTGTTGGAAAATGTACTGTCCGTGCTCGAATACGAGAAAATAGGTAAGGCAGAACGGTTAGATCGCGCCCACAAGGTATTGGAAGATCTGGGAGTAGGACATTTATCGCACCAACGCGCAGATAGTTTGTCGGGGGGAGAAACGCGCCGGCTGGAAATTGCGCGGGCACTCTCTCGGGATCCGCTTTTTATGCTGCTTGACGAACCTTTTGCCGGCGTGGACCCGCGTGCAGTTGAAGATATTCAGAATATTATTGCCGAACTGAAACGCCTGAATATTGGCGTTTTGATTACTGATCACAATGTGCGAGAAACTCTAGCGATTACAGATCGCTCCTATTTGCTCTCCGAAGGGAAAATTCTCCTATCAGGTACATCCCAGGCATTGGCAGCAAGCGACGAAGCGCGTCGCATCTATCTGGGTGACCGGTTTCGCCTCGATTCGTGA
- a CDS encoding MOSC domain-containing protein: MKHVTMAELEAGLKNIRQSPTDAGVLALIVRRPQVEAREVLEVGELDLFEGLVGDNWKTRGSSQTADGSAHPDMQLNIMNARVIALLAQQKERWALAGDQLYMDFDLSAENVPPGTRLSLGEAVIEVTDQPHTGCKKFAARFGLDALKFISSPVGKQLQLRGINAKVIRSGAIRIGDTVKKVKL; encoded by the coding sequence ATGAAACATGTAACGATGGCAGAGTTGGAAGCTGGATTAAAAAATATCCGTCAGTCGCCCACAGATGCGGGTGTGTTAGCATTGATTGTGCGACGGCCGCAAGTTGAGGCGCGGGAGGTCCTGGAAGTGGGCGAACTCGATCTGTTTGAAGGACTCGTGGGAGACAACTGGAAAACACGCGGCAGTTCTCAAACGGCAGACGGGTCAGCCCATCCAGACATGCAACTCAACATCATGAACGCCCGCGTGATTGCCCTGTTGGCGCAGCAAAAGGAGCGTTGGGCACTGGCGGGGGATCAGTTGTATATGGATTTCGATTTAAGTGCAGAGAATGTGCCACCGGGTACCAGACTGAGTCTGGGAGAAGCGGTGATCGAGGTGACAGATCAACCTCACACGGGCTGTAAAAAATTTGCTGCGCGTTTTGGGCTGGACGCGCTGAAATTTATCAGTTCTCCCGTGGGAAAACAGCTTCAGTTGCGCGGAATAAATGCAAAGGTCATTCGCTCTGGCGCGATACGGATAGGTGACACTGTGAAGAAAGTTAAACTATGA
- the rpoN gene encoding RNA polymerase factor sigma-54: MIGLDHTQSQMLQQKLAPQLIQSLHLLQMPTLELAELIRQELEINPLLEIDEDATLDLEQEEPEFEQDDETEDEDRDEEPVEELEFEEADLNTIDTDIFDEHDWDHYLNESGYASPREEFESNEDWHNDSTTQKTLRDSLLEQVAVTDLSPSDRIIAEYLICNIDEDGFLGCSTGEVADELGVNQDNVECILGIIQTFDPVGVGARNLQECLLIQLKEKNITNGLVAKVVRNHLDDWIKRRFGQISQALDTSVDDMRVVEEVLASLNPKPNIESEPALNLNHVIPDLEVQKIGDEYVVSLTDRTLPELRVSPVYRTLLRQSDKSGRGDPKLRETKKFVVEKLNSARWFINAIHQRRATMLKVMRCIVENQIDFFDRGPGFLKPMVLQEVADLVQMHISTISRVSNGKYVQTSHGVYELKYFFDGGLSRYDDDDISARSVKEKIAMLIHDEDVQNPLSDQHISDMLREEGINIARRTVAKYRDQLNISSARLRKAL; encoded by the coding sequence ATGATTGGTCTTGATCATACACAATCTCAGATGCTCCAGCAAAAACTGGCACCGCAACTTATCCAATCTTTGCACTTGCTCCAAATGCCAACTCTGGAATTAGCGGAGTTAATTCGACAAGAATTGGAGATCAATCCGCTTCTGGAAATTGATGAAGACGCTACTCTGGATTTGGAACAAGAAGAACCTGAATTCGAACAGGACGACGAAACCGAGGATGAAGATCGGGATGAGGAACCCGTTGAGGAATTGGAGTTTGAAGAAGCGGATTTAAACACAATCGATACAGACATATTCGATGAGCATGACTGGGACCACTACCTAAATGAATCCGGGTATGCCAGCCCGCGTGAAGAATTTGAATCCAATGAAGACTGGCACAACGACAGCACCACCCAAAAAACACTTCGAGATTCACTTTTAGAACAGGTGGCAGTTACGGATCTTTCACCGAGTGATCGCATCATCGCCGAATATTTAATTTGCAATATTGACGAAGACGGATTTCTGGGATGTTCGACAGGAGAAGTGGCTGATGAGCTTGGGGTCAACCAAGATAACGTGGAATGCATTTTGGGCATTATCCAGACATTTGACCCAGTAGGTGTTGGTGCACGAAACCTACAAGAGTGTTTGTTGATTCAGTTAAAAGAAAAAAATATCACAAACGGTTTGGTTGCAAAGGTGGTACGCAATCACCTCGACGATTGGATCAAACGCCGGTTTGGGCAGATCAGCCAGGCACTCGATACAAGCGTGGATGATATGCGCGTTGTCGAAGAAGTCCTCGCATCGCTCAATCCCAAACCCAATATTGAATCGGAACCCGCATTGAATCTCAATCACGTCATTCCCGACCTCGAAGTTCAAAAGATTGGTGACGAGTACGTCGTTTCCCTGACTGATCGCACGCTGCCCGAATTGCGTGTCAGTCCAGTTTATCGCACTTTGCTCAGACAATCTGACAAATCTGGACGAGGTGACCCAAAATTGCGAGAGACCAAAAAATTTGTCGTTGAAAAACTCAATTCTGCGCGCTGGTTTATCAATGCGATTCACCAAAGACGCGCAACCATGTTAAAGGTCATGCGATGTATTGTCGAAAATCAGATTGATTTTTTTGACCGAGGTCCTGGTTTTCTCAAACCGATGGTACTTCAAGAAGTAGCTGATCTGGTGCAGATGCACATTTCGACCATCAGCCGTGTGAGCAATGGCAAATACGTGCAAACATCGCATGGCGTTTATGAGTTGAAATATTTTTTTGATGGAGGATTGAGTCGATACGATGACGACGATATATCTGCCAGAAGTGTAAAAGAAAAAATTGCAATGCTCATTCATGATGAAGACGTACAGAATCCGTTGAGCGATCAACACATATCAGATATGCTAAGAGAAGAAGGCATTAATATCGCGCGGCGCACAGTAGCCAAATATCGAGATCAACTCAATATTAGCTCTGCGCGACTTCGGAAGGCGCTTTAG